The window GTGATCAACGTCACTTCAGGGCCTTGGTTACTAAAGTGGTAAAATAAGATCCAAGCACCAAGTAAAACAGTGACTATTGGGATCACCCATACAGGTGACCAACTTTTTAGTTTACTGACTTTAGCATTGGCCTGTGGTGTTTCTTGTGAGGTCACCCGATGGCTCCTTCTTGTTCAGCAGTATTCACTGCATTTTTCGCATCACAACGATCCCAAGTCAATCGAGGGTCAAATGTCATCGCCGCAAACATCGTTAAAATGACGACAATACCAAAGAAAATAATCCCCATCGCAGGAACGATGCTCATTAACTGCCCCATTTGGACTAAAGAGGCCAAAATCGTAATCACAAATACATCAATCATTGACCAACGACCGACATATTCAACCAGTTCATAAATAAAATGCATACGATGTGGGTCGCGGTTGCCATATCCTTTTGAATCAAGACACAACCAAGCAATACCAATCATCTTCAACGTCGGAACCATAATACTGGCAATAAAGATAACCATAGCGACAGGATATGAACCATCCTCCCACAACAAAATAACCCCATCAATAATGGTGGAGTTTAAGTCGCTTCCGAGTGTATTAGTCGTCATCATCGGCAACACATTCGCAGGAATATACAACATAACGGATGTCACAAGCAGCGCCATTGTCCACTGCAGGCTTTGGTGTTTACGCACACTGCCATGGGAGTGGCAACGTGGACATTTGGATTGTTCCGCGGGTAAAATAGCAGTACAAACCAAACACAAGCGTACATTTTGGCTTATGCCTGTTTGCCCTACTTTTAGCGGATGCGCTAGTTTTGGCGGCTCCTCAATACGCCCCCATAACCAATGTCTGTCTAAACATTGGAATGCCCTCACTTGTAACATACAAAATGCACAATAAGGTAAAAAACTCAGCCCAATGCCAATATCCCCATAAGCAATTAATTTTACAAAGCTGACCAAAACACCCGCTAAGAAAATTTCTGCCATGCACCACGCTTTCATTTGAAATAAAATCCGCGTGATCACGACCTTAATCCCTTTAGGAACATGCACTTGTAACCCAAAGAGGATAATGGTGACCATACAAAAAGCAGGTATAATTAAAGAGAAAAACAGGAAAAAAAGTGCTAAGCCGCTATAACGTGTAGTTGCGATAATCTCGATAATTTGAAAAAGCGAAATTTCGTTTTCAATCCCCGCTGCACTCATTTTCACA of the Providencia rettgeri genome contains:
- the pqiA gene encoding membrane integrity-associated transporter subunit PqiA, translated to MCTHESHEHVLCPQCDMLVAVPELEQGSKATCPRCETTLVSKWRYPYRQPAAYAFSALIMLFIACLFPFVKMSAAGIENEISLFQIIEIIATTRYSGLALFFLFFSLIIPAFCMVTIILFGLQVHVPKGIKVVITRILFQMKAWCMAEIFLAGVLVSFVKLIAYGDIGIGLSFLPYCAFCMLQVRAFQCLDRHWLWGRIEEPPKLAHPLKVGQTGISQNVRLCLVCTAILPAEQSKCPRCHSHGSVRKHQSLQWTMALLVTSVMLYIPANVLPMMTTNTLGSDLNSTIIDGVILLWEDGSYPVAMVIFIASIMVPTLKMIGIAWLCLDSKGYGNRDPHRMHFIYELVEYVGRWSMIDVFVITILASLVQMGQLMSIVPAMGIIFFGIVVILTMFAAMTFDPRLTWDRCDAKNAVNTAEQEGAIG